The Croceibacterium sp. TMG7-5b_MA50 genome segment AGCTGAACGACACGCACCCGGCGATCGGCGTGGCAGAATTGCTGCGCCTGCTGATCGACGAGCATCGCCTGCCCTATGACGAGGCGTGGGATATCACCCGACGCACCTTCGCCTATACCAATCACACACTGCTGCCGGAGGCGTTGGAAAGCTGGCCCTTGCCGCTGCTCGGCCGGTTGCTGCCGCGGCACTTGGAACTGATCTTCCGCATCAATGCCGACGTGCTGGCGGAGGCGCAGGCTGGAACCGGGTCGGACACTGCCGCAGTGGAGGCGGTCAGCCTGATCGACGAGCGCGGCGAACGGCGGGTGCGGATGGCGAACCTGGCTTTTGCCGGATCGCACAGCGTGAACGGCGTTGCCGGTCTGCATACCCAGTTGATGCAGCAGACCGTCTTCGCCGACCTTCACCGGCTCTACCCGGACCGGATCAACAACAAGACCAACGGCATCACTCCCCGTCGGTGGCTGCTAGGCAGCAATCCCGGACTGGCGACCTTGCTGTCGGAGGCAATCGGCCCCGCCTTTGTCGATGATCTTGCCCAGGTCGCCGACATCCGCCCGCTGGCGGAGGATGCAGCGTTTCGCGACAGGTTCGCCGTAGTGAAGCAGGCCAACAAGGCTGCGCTTGCCGCGCATGTGGCCTCCCTCACCGGCCTCAACCTCGATCCCGCCGCGATGTTCGACGTGCAGGTAAAGCGCATTCACGAATACAAGCGGCAATTGCTGAACATCCTGCACACGATGGTGCTGTATGAACGCATGCGCGCCGCGCCGCAGTTGGATTGGGTGCCGCGGGTCAAGCTTTTCGCGGGCAAGGCGGCGTCTGGCTATGCCACCGCGAAACAGATTGTCCGTCTGGCCAATGACGTGGCGCGCAGGGTCAATGCCGATCCGTTGATTGCCGGGCGGCTGCAGGTAGCGTTCCTGCCCGATTACAACGTCAGCCTTGCCGAGCGGATCATGCCCGCCGCCGATCTGTCGGAACAGATCAGCACGGCCGGGATGGAGGCATCGGGCACCGGGAACATGAAGCTGGCACTGAACGGCGCACTTACCATCGGCACACTGGATGGCGCCAACGTCGAGATGCGTGAGCACATCGGCGCCGACGACATGCAGATCTTCGGCCTGACGGCGCCAGAGGTCACACGTTTGCGTGAGCGCGGGTATGATCCGCGCGAGAGCCTCGAGCTCTTGCCGGAATTGAAGGCGGTCCTTGCCGATCTGGCCGCCGGGAGGTGGTCCGATGGCGATCAGCAGGTCTATGCGTCTATCATCGAAAGCTTGCTGACCGAGGACAGGTATCTGCTGATCGCTGATTTTGCGACCTATGACGCGGCGCAAGCAGCACTCGATCGCCGCTGGAGCAACAGGCAGGAGTGGACCGCCAGTGCGATCCGCAACGTTGCCGCAATGGGCTGGTGTTCGTCTGACCGGACCATCGCGCAGTATGCCCGCGAAATCTGGCGTATCGCTGCCTGACGGAACAAACGCGCTACATTTCAGCCGGATGAACGGCTTGCCACTCGACGGGCGACGAATGTGCGGCTAACAAATGCACCAATTAGGAGCTTTTCGCCAATCGGTAAACATTTGTTTAGCCGTGCATTGGCGACGCTTGTGGGTGTGGAAACCAAATGCGCGTTTTGCTTGTCGAAGACGAACCGATGATCTCCATGCTGCTGTGCGACATGGTGGAATCCGCCGGGCATGAAGTGGCCGGGGAAGCCAGCAGTGTCGACCGCGCGCTGGAGATGGTTGCGGAAGTGCAGGCCGACGCAGCGATCGTCGATCTTCGCCTGCATAACCATGACAGCTACGGCGTCATGCAGCGTCTTCGGGAGAAAGGCATTCCATTCGCGGTTGCCAGCGGCTTTGGTGCTGACATCGATCGCGAACTCGCGGGAACGGATGTACCTATCGTGTCGAAGCCGTACTCGGCTGGAGAGGTGGCAAACGTCCTGACCCGCCTCGCCGGTTAGCCGAGCTGTCAGTCCCCTTCTTCGGGGATGTGCAACGCGCAGTCTGCCTTGTCGAAGTAGTCCTCAGGCGAGAGATAGACCGGCTTGCGGGGTGCGATATGCCCCTTGATCAGCTCGCCGTCGCTCTCGTCATCCGCAATGTTATCCGGCCTGTCGCTGATCTCGTATTCCATCGGTGCCTCCAGGCGTGCGTGCAAGTAGAACACGCATGGAAGCACCAATGTTCCCGTTCATAATCAGATATGTAGCGCCTTGCCGTAGGCGGACAGAACGCTCTCGTGCATCATTTCCGACAAGGTAGGATGCGGGAAGATCGTGCCCATCAGCTCGGCCTCCGTCGTTTCCAGCACCTTTCCGACCGTGTAGCCCTGGATCAGTTCGGTGACTTCGGCGCCGATCATGTGCGCGCCCAACAGCTCGCCGGTCTTGGCATCGAACACTGTCTTGATGAAGCCCTCGGGCTCGCCCAGAGCGATAGCCTTGCCGTTGCCGATGAAGGGGAAGTTGCCGACCTTCACGGAGTAGCCGGCTTCCTTCGCCTTTGCCTCGGTCAGGCCCACGCTGGCGACCTGCGGGTGGCAGTAGGTGCAACCTGGAATGGCGCTGCGGTCCAAGGGATGCGGGTGCAGCCCTTCCCCCTTGCCGAGCTCGATGGCGATGCTCTCTGCCGCGGTCACGCCTTCATGGCTGGCCTTGTGCGCCAGCCACGGACCAGGGACGCAATCGCCGATGGCCCACAGGCCCTTGCTCTTCGTGCGGCCGTACGGATCGATCTGGATGAAGCCGCGATCCATGTCGGCCAGCTTCTCGACCCCGATATTCTCGGTGTTCGCGACGATACCGATCGCGACGATGACATGGCTGTATTCACCGCTCTCGATCTTGCCGTCCTTGCCCTTCAGCTTGGCGGAGATGCCTTGGTCGCTGACCTTCAGCTCCTCCAGCGCGGTGCCCGCCTTGATAGTGATGCCTTGCTTGGTCAGCGACTTGGCGAGGAAGGTCGATACGTCCGCGTCTTCCACCGGCACGATCCGGTCGAGCATCTCGACCACCGTGACATCCGCGCCCATGTCGTTGTAGAAGCTGGCGAACTCGATGCCGATCGCACCGCTGCCGATCACCAGCAGCTTGGTCGGCATTTCGGTCGGGGTCATCGCGTGGCGGTAGGTCCACACGCGCTTGCCGTCTGCCGGGGCGAACGGCAGGTCGCGCGCACGAGCGCCGGTGGCGACGATGATGTGCTTGGCGGAGAGCTGTTCCTCGCCCTTGTCGCTCTTGACGGTGAGCGAAGTCGGGCCAGTCAGCGTGCCGGTGCCCATGTGC includes the following:
- a CDS encoding glycogen/starch/alpha-glucan phosphorylase, yielding MATRHPGPLAGAIARTLLHRMGKQPAEALPRDWLDATILTVRDEIVERWVETTLATQRRALKQVNYLSLEFLVGRLLSDALRNLGRDGEVASALAELGVNLAEIEELEPDAALGNGGLGRLAACFMDSLASLGLPAFGYGIRYVNGMFRQRIDGSGQQVELPETWLAQGNPWEFERRDSVHRVGFGGAWHVVEDGRVRWSPAEYVEAIAVDMPVVGWRGRHVNTLRLWTARAIEPLRLDTFNQGDFAGALADQTRAETLVRVLYPNDSTPAGQELRLRQEYFFASASIQDIVQRHLRAHGTLATLPDKAAIQLNDTHPAIGVAELLRLLIDEHRLPYDEAWDITRRTFAYTNHTLLPEALESWPLPLLGRLLPRHLELIFRINADVLAEAQAGTGSDTAAVEAVSLIDERGERRVRMANLAFAGSHSVNGVAGLHTQLMQQTVFADLHRLYPDRINNKTNGITPRRWLLGSNPGLATLLSEAIGPAFVDDLAQVADIRPLAEDAAFRDRFAVVKQANKAALAAHVASLTGLNLDPAAMFDVQVKRIHEYKRQLLNILHTMVLYERMRAAPQLDWVPRVKLFAGKAASGYATAKQIVRLANDVARRVNADPLIAGRLQVAFLPDYNVSLAERIMPAADLSEQISTAGMEASGTGNMKLALNGALTIGTLDGANVEMREHIGADDMQIFGLTAPEVTRLRERGYDPRESLELLPELKAVLADLAAGRWSDGDQQVYASIIESLLTEDRYLLIADFATYDAAQAALDRRWSNRQEWTASAIRNVAAMGWCSSDRTIAQYAREIWRIAA
- a CDS encoding response regulator, with the translated sequence MRVLLVEDEPMISMLLCDMVESAGHEVAGEASSVDRALEMVAEVQADAAIVDLRLHNHDSYGVMQRLREKGIPFAVASGFGADIDRELAGTDVPIVSKPYSAGEVANVLTRLAG
- the lpdA gene encoding dihydrolipoyl dehydrogenase: MAEQYDVIVLGSGPGGYVAAIRCAQLGLKTAIVERELLGGICLNWGCIPTKALLRSAEILHYAQHAKDYGLKIAGQIEADLEAVVKRSRGVAKQLNQGVTHLMKKNKIAVHMGTGTLTGPTSLTVKSDKGEEQLSAKHIIVATGARARDLPFAPADGKRVWTYRHAMTPTEMPTKLLVIGSGAIGIEFASFYNDMGADVTVVEMLDRIVPVEDADVSTFLAKSLTKQGITIKAGTALEELKVSDQGISAKLKGKDGKIESGEYSHVIVAIGIVANTENIGVEKLADMDRGFIQIDPYGRTKSKGLWAIGDCVPGPWLAHKASHEGVTAAESIAIELGKGEGLHPHPLDRSAIPGCTYCHPQVASVGLTEAKAKEAGYSVKVGNFPFIGNGKAIALGEPEGFIKTVFDAKTGELLGAHMIGAEVTELIQGYTVGKVLETTEAELMGTIFPHPTLSEMMHESVLSAYGKALHI